A single window of Pontiella agarivorans DNA harbors:
- a CDS encoding DNA-directed RNA polymerase subunit omega yields MNFEYLSVAEEKITNTPMLVNLISYRTRQLNSGARPMVKKDHPEMDNHDLVLKEIAEGLLTAEMIFSQEEEEVPGLDFDASILL; encoded by the coding sequence ATGAACTTTGAATACCTGAGTGTAGCGGAAGAAAAAATCACCAACACCCCGATGCTGGTGAACCTGATTTCCTACCGTACCCGTCAGCTCAACAGTGGCGCGCGTCCAATGGTGAAGAAGGATCATCCGGAAATGGATAATCACGATCTCGTTCTTAAAGAGATTGCCGAGGGGCTGTTGACGGCCGAAATGATTTTCTCTCAGGAAGAAGAGGAAGTGCCCGGTCTGGATTTCGACGCTTCGATTCTTCTGTAA
- a CDS encoding SIR2 family NAD-dependent protein deacylase encodes MHNVEQLGEWIKEAGSIAVLTGAGISTASGIPDFRSASGIYSDEQNVNVFDLEAFNRDPSVFYHFARTFYPKVSAAEPNSAHRVIASWDHATVITQNVDDYHQRAGSDPVYTVHGNYIHSTCQSCGADVETEKLFPIIGNGDIPHCACGGVFKPDITFFGEMLPEYDWQQSVRAMSDADLVLVLGTSLQVYPAAGLPGYRPWNARLVIINRDPTPMDSEAQLVIHGDLCEVMSQLV; translated from the coding sequence ATGCATAACGTTGAACAGTTGGGTGAGTGGATTAAAGAGGCCGGGTCGATTGCGGTGCTTACGGGTGCGGGGATTTCGACGGCTTCGGGGATTCCGGATTTCCGGTCGGCGAGCGGGATTTATTCCGATGAACAGAATGTCAACGTTTTCGATCTCGAGGCCTTTAACCGCGATCCTTCGGTTTTTTATCATTTCGCCCGCACCTTTTATCCGAAGGTCAGCGCCGCTGAGCCGAATAGTGCACATCGGGTGATTGCCTCCTGGGACCATGCCACGGTGATTACGCAGAATGTGGATGATTATCATCAGCGGGCCGGGTCTGATCCGGTGTATACGGTCCATGGAAATTATATCCACAGCACCTGCCAGTCCTGCGGGGCGGATGTGGAAACGGAGAAACTTTTTCCAATCATTGGAAACGGAGATATTCCGCACTGTGCCTGCGGCGGCGTTTTTAAGCCCGATATTACCTTCTTCGGGGAAATGCTGCCGGAGTACGATTGGCAGCAGTCGGTCAGGGCGATGAGCGATGCGGATCTGGTGCTGGTGCTCGGGACGTCGCTGCAGGTGTATCCGGCGGCTGGACTGCCCGGTTACCGGCCGTGGAATGCGCGGCTGGTGATTATCAACCGCGACCCGACGCCGATGGATTCAGAAGCCCAGCTGGTAATTCATGGCGATCTTTGTGAGGTCATGTCGCAACTGGTGTGA
- a CDS encoding SelT/SelW/SelH family protein — protein MEKRSVTIEYCTKCRFMMRSAWIAQELLQTFEGDIDEAILKPSETAGIWRIYANDRQVWDRKTERGLPELKELKRRVRDVIAPEKNLGHAETVEPKPEA, from the coding sequence ATGGAAAAACGCAGCGTCACCATTGAATACTGTACAAAATGCCGTTTTATGATGCGTTCCGCCTGGATTGCTCAGGAACTGCTGCAAACCTTTGAAGGCGATATTGATGAAGCCATTCTAAAACCCAGCGAAACAGCCGGAATCTGGCGCATCTATGCCAACGACCGGCAGGTCTGGGACCGCAAAACCGAACGCGGTCTGCCGGAACTCAAAGAGCTGAAACGCCGCGTTCGCGACGTGATCGCCCCGGAAAAAAATCTGGGCCATGCCGAAACTGTTGAACCGAAACCGGAGGCGTAA
- the groES gene encoding co-chaperone GroES, producing the protein MNIKPLGERVLVEPVKEEEAVKGGIIIPDSAKEKPQEGKVIAVGTGKIDENGKAVPFNVKKGDIVLMPKYGGTEVKVDGKEYQIMREDDILAIIG; encoded by the coding sequence ATGAACATTAAGCCATTGGGCGAACGCGTACTGGTTGAACCGGTGAAGGAAGAGGAAGCGGTTAAAGGCGGAATCATTATTCCTGATTCTGCAAAAGAAAAACCGCAGGAAGGCAAAGTGATTGCTGTGGGAACCGGGAAAATCGATGAAAACGGTAAGGCTGTTCCGTTCAACGTTAAAAAAGGTGATATCGTTCTGATGCCTAAGTATGGCGGAACCGAAGTTAAGGTTGACGGTAAAGAATATCAGATCATGCGTGAAGACGACATTCTCGCGATCATCGGCTAA
- a CDS encoding MarC family protein — translation MHQLIEHMITVFLGYFAIMNPIANTGAFIGLTAEMDEKERMATARRALFIAFFIIAAFALLGKAIFHLFGIGLPALRITGGLLVFQVGYHMLQGKTSKIQNSSDESDVDLAISPLAMPILAGPGTIATTMNFSAQAGNREIAVTLSMFALLCLITFLFFKYSENTVEMLGQRGLKIVTRLMGLILAVIGMQMLLHGIGGAIDAYLSQ, via the coding sequence ATGCATCAGCTGATTGAACATATGATTACGGTTTTTCTGGGCTACTTTGCCATCATGAACCCCATCGCCAACACGGGTGCGTTTATCGGCCTGACGGCGGAAATGGACGAAAAAGAGCGCATGGCCACCGCACGCCGAGCGCTTTTCATCGCTTTTTTCATCATTGCGGCCTTTGCGTTGCTCGGCAAAGCGATTTTCCATCTGTTCGGCATCGGACTCCCCGCGTTGCGGATTACCGGCGGCCTGCTGGTTTTTCAGGTGGGCTACCACATGCTTCAGGGAAAAACCTCAAAAATTCAGAACAGTTCCGACGAAAGTGATGTCGACCTGGCCATCTCCCCGCTCGCCATGCCGATTCTCGCCGGTCCCGGCACCATTGCCACCACCATGAATTTTTCGGCACAGGCCGGCAACCGCGAAATTGCCGTCACCCTTTCCATGTTTGCCCTCCTTTGCCTGATCACCTTTCTGTTTTTCAAATACAGTGAAAATACCGTTGAAATGCTAGGGCAGCGCGGCCTCAAAATTGTCACCCGCCTCATGGGGCTGATTCTCGCCGTGATCGGTATGCAGATGCTGTTGCACGGTATCGGCGGAGCCATTGATGCCTATCTCAGTCAATAG
- a CDS encoding ArsR/SmtB family transcription factor, producing MTAEERNMAAEVLKAMAHPIRLGVIEVLAEGERTVTELYEELGCSQSMMSQQLKILCQQKLITIRKDGIQKYCSLCNRDFLRVFTCMHTHLRKYLNFRD from the coding sequence ATGACCGCTGAAGAGAGAAATATGGCAGCCGAGGTGCTGAAGGCGATGGCTCACCCCATCCGTCTCGGCGTGATTGAGGTGCTTGCGGAAGGAGAACGAACCGTAACCGAGCTCTATGAAGAGCTGGGCTGCAGCCAGTCCATGATGTCGCAGCAGCTCAAAATTCTCTGTCAGCAAAAACTGATCACCATCCGAAAAGACGGCATTCAGAAATACTGCAGCCTGTGCAACCGCGATTTTCTCCGCGTTTTCACCTGCATGCACACCCACCTGCGTAAATACCTTAATTTCCGGGATTAA
- the dnaK gene encoding molecular chaperone DnaK codes for MSTAGSKVLGIDLGTTNSCMAVMEGGEPTVIPNAEGGRTTPSIVAFAKDGERLVGTAAKRQAVTNPKHTIFSIKRFMGRKFSEVEHEIHLVPYNVVKAKNGDAHVQIDDKIYSPPEISAMILQKLKADAEAYLGEAVTQAVITVPAYFNDSQRQATKDAGKIAGLEVLRIINEPTAASLAYGLDKKSEEKIAIYDLGGGTFDVSILDIGDGVFEVTATSGDGHLGGDDFDQKIIDWLVADFKAEHGIDLSADPMVLQRLKEAGEKAKCELSSSQSTEINLPFITADASGPKHLNVTLSRAKLEELCDDLITKAIAPVRSCLKDSGLSASEVNEVILVGGSTRMPKVQNSVKEIFGQDPHKGVNPDEVVSIGASIQGGVLKGEVKDVLLLDVTPLTLGIETMGGISTPLIERNTTIPAKKSEIFSTAADNQPAVEIHVLQGERKMANANKTIGRFNLDGIPPAPRGTPQIEVTFDIDANGILKVSAKDLGTGKEQHITITASSGLTDEEIDAMMKDAEAHAAEDEKMKEKIDLKNQADSTVFQTEKFLKENEDKVSPEQKAEVEAAIEPVKKAIEAEDYEGMKTALDALNEKMQAAATEMYSQAQGAPGAGPDMGGAAGADAGASAGGEKSASDVEEADFEMVDDDENKK; via the coding sequence ATGAGCACAGCAGGATCTAAAGTATTGGGTATCGATTTAGGTACCACCAACTCGTGTATGGCCGTCATGGAAGGCGGCGAACCGACCGTAATTCCGAATGCGGAAGGCGGACGCACTACTCCGTCAATTGTGGCCTTTGCCAAAGACGGCGAACGCCTTGTGGGTACTGCGGCAAAACGCCAGGCGGTAACCAACCCGAAACATACGATCTTTTCGATCAAGCGTTTTATGGGCCGTAAGTTCAGCGAAGTGGAACACGAAATCCACCTTGTACCTTATAACGTGGTTAAGGCGAAGAACGGCGACGCCCACGTTCAGATTGATGACAAAATTTACAGCCCGCCGGAAATCTCGGCGATGATTCTGCAGAAGCTGAAAGCGGATGCGGAAGCATACCTCGGCGAAGCCGTCACGCAGGCGGTTATTACAGTTCCGGCCTACTTCAATGACTCGCAGCGTCAGGCAACCAAAGACGCCGGTAAAATTGCCGGCCTCGAAGTGCTGCGTATTATTAACGAGCCGACCGCGGCGTCGCTGGCGTACGGCCTCGATAAGAAGTCGGAAGAAAAAATTGCGATCTATGACCTCGGCGGCGGTACATTTGACGTATCGATTCTTGATATCGGCGACGGGGTATTTGAAGTGACGGCCACCAGCGGTGACGGCCACCTTGGCGGTGACGATTTCGACCAGAAGATCATTGATTGGCTTGTGGCTGATTTTAAAGCGGAGCATGGCATCGACCTTTCTGCAGACCCGATGGTGCTGCAGCGCCTGAAAGAAGCGGGTGAAAAAGCGAAGTGCGAACTTTCCAGCTCGCAGTCCACCGAAATCAACCTGCCGTTCATCACGGCGGATGCATCGGGCCCGAAACACCTTAATGTTACACTGAGCCGCGCCAAACTCGAAGAGCTCTGCGACGACCTGATCACCAAAGCAATTGCGCCGGTGCGCAGCTGCCTGAAGGATTCCGGTCTGAGTGCTTCGGAAGTGAATGAAGTGATTCTGGTCGGCGGTTCCACCCGTATGCCGAAGGTTCAGAATTCCGTGAAGGAAATTTTCGGCCAGGATCCGCATAAGGGAGTTAACCCGGACGAAGTGGTTTCCATTGGTGCATCCATTCAGGGCGGTGTTCTGAAAGGTGAAGTGAAAGATGTTCTGCTGCTGGATGTTACTCCGCTGACGCTGGGTATCGAAACCATGGGCGGTATTTCCACTCCGTTGATTGAGCGCAACACCACGATCCCGGCGAAGAAGAGCGAAATTTTCTCCACGGCTGCGGACAACCAGCCGGCGGTGGAAATTCACGTGCTGCAGGGTGAACGAAAAATGGCCAATGCCAACAAAACCATCGGCCGCTTTAACCTCGACGGCATTCCGCCGGCACCGCGCGGAACCCCGCAGATTGAAGTGACGTTTGATATCGATGCCAACGGGATTCTGAAGGTCAGTGCGAAGGATCTGGGCACCGGTAAAGAACAGCACATCACCATCACCGCTTCGTCCGGCCTGACCGATGAAGAGATCGATGCCATGATGAAGGATGCTGAAGCTCACGCTGCGGAAGATGAGAAGATGAAGGAGAAAATCGATCTGAAAAATCAGGCGGACTCCACTGTCTTCCAGACCGAAAAATTCCTGAAGGAAAACGAAGACAAGGTTTCCCCGGAACAGAAGGCTGAAGTTGAAGCGGCGATTGAGCCGGTGAAGAAGGCGATCGAAGCGGAAGATTATGAGGGAATGAAAACCGCCCTCGATGCATTGAATGAAAAGATGCAGGCCGCTGCGACGGAAATGTATTCTCAGGCTCAGGGCGCTCCTGGTGCAGGCCCGGATATGGGCGGTGCCGCCGGGGCGGATGCCGGGGCTTCGGCCGGGGGTGAAAAGTCTGCATCTGACGTTGAGGAAGCTGACTTCGAAATGGTCGACGACGACGAGAATAAGAAATAA
- a CDS encoding FAD-dependent oxidoreductase → MSKKLLIVGGVAGGASAAARARRLDETAEIILFERGPDISFANCGLPYHIGGQITDRDKLLVTTPEAMVSKFNLDVRTQSEVISIDRNAKTVTVKNLANGEQYTETYDNLVLSPGAAPVRPPIPGIDNPHVLTLRNLEDMDYIIQALENKKSTAVIGGGYIGLEMAEALRDRDYETTLIELAPQVMGPADPEMATVLHQELKLFGVNLKLETSVTAFEESASGVDLILSDGDRLHVDVAVLAIGVKPETKLAVNAGLEIGTTGGIKTDAHMQTSDPAIYAVGDAVEITDFATNQPALIPLAGPANRQGRIAADNIFGRDSTYKNTQGTAICKVFNIAIGMTGLSEKTAKRLNISYEKVYVHPASHASYYPGSHPVSLKLLFDPDTGKVLGAQAVGADGIDKRIDVIAVAIRAGLTVYDLEEMELTYAPPFGSAKDPVNYAGFTAANVLRGDARLFHVEEALHPAENQKLIDVRNPEEVAGGTIPGASNIPLPKLRENLENLDKDKEYLIFCQVGLRGYLACRIMGQNGFKCRNLTGGYKTYGMVTAHQPDIIPENETTADDAGMSSVDAVKKKA, encoded by the coding sequence ATGAGCAAAAAATTATTGATTGTCGGAGGCGTCGCCGGTGGCGCCAGTGCTGCAGCGCGTGCGCGCCGCCTGGATGAAACCGCTGAAATTATTCTGTTCGAACGCGGCCCCGACATTTCATTCGCCAACTGCGGCCTGCCCTACCACATTGGCGGCCAGATCACCGACCGTGATAAACTGCTGGTGACCACACCGGAAGCCATGGTTTCCAAATTCAACCTGGATGTGCGCACCCAATCGGAAGTCATCTCCATTGATCGCAATGCCAAAACCGTAACGGTTAAAAACCTCGCCAACGGAGAGCAATACACCGAAACCTACGATAACCTGGTCCTGAGCCCCGGCGCCGCACCGGTGCGCCCGCCGATTCCGGGCATCGACAATCCCCATGTTCTAACGCTGCGCAATCTGGAAGACATGGATTATATTATCCAGGCTCTGGAAAATAAAAAATCCACGGCGGTCATCGGCGGCGGCTACATCGGCCTCGAAATGGCCGAAGCCCTTCGCGATCGCGATTATGAAACCACGCTGATCGAGCTCGCCCCGCAGGTGATGGGCCCGGCCGATCCCGAAATGGCCACCGTGCTGCACCAGGAACTGAAACTGTTCGGCGTAAATCTGAAACTTGAAACGTCGGTTACCGCATTCGAGGAATCCGCCTCCGGCGTGGATCTCATTCTGAGTGACGGGGACCGCCTGCATGTCGACGTCGCCGTACTGGCGATCGGCGTCAAACCCGAAACCAAACTCGCCGTGAACGCCGGGCTGGAAATCGGCACCACCGGCGGTATAAAAACCGACGCCCATATGCAGACCTCCGATCCGGCGATTTATGCCGTCGGCGATGCCGTTGAAATTACAGATTTCGCCACCAACCAGCCCGCACTTATTCCGCTGGCCGGACCGGCCAACCGCCAGGGCCGTATTGCCGCCGACAATATTTTCGGCCGCGACAGCACCTATAAAAACACGCAGGGAACCGCCATCTGCAAAGTGTTCAATATAGCCATCGGCATGACCGGCCTCAGCGAAAAAACGGCAAAGCGTCTGAACATCAGCTACGAAAAGGTCTATGTCCACCCCGCCAGCCATGCGTCCTACTATCCGGGTTCGCACCCGGTTTCGCTGAAGCTCCTGTTTGATCCGGACACCGGAAAAGTGCTCGGTGCCCAGGCCGTCGGCGCCGACGGCATCGACAAACGAATCGATGTCATCGCCGTGGCCATCCGCGCCGGTCTGACCGTGTATGATCTCGAAGAAATGGAGCTCACCTATGCTCCTCCTTTCGGCTCAGCCAAAGACCCGGTCAACTATGCCGGCTTCACGGCGGCCAACGTCCTGCGCGGCGATGCCCGTCTGTTCCATGTGGAGGAAGCCCTCCATCCCGCCGAAAATCAGAAACTCATTGATGTGCGCAATCCCGAGGAAGTCGCCGGCGGAACCATTCCCGGCGCATCCAATATTCCACTGCCGAAGCTGCGCGAAAACCTCGAAAACCTGGATAAAGACAAAGAATATCTGATTTTCTGCCAGGTCGGTCTCCGCGGTTATCTGGCCTGCCGGATTATGGGGCAGAACGGATTCAAATGCCGTAACCTGACCGGAGGATACAAGACCTACGGTATGGTAACCGCCCATCAGCCCGACATCATTCCGGAAAATGAAACCACTGCCGATGATGCCGGCATGAGCTCGGTCGATGCGGTAAAAAAAAAAGCATAA
- a CDS encoding DsrE/DsrF/DrsH-like family protein — protein sequence MQLSKAIERIGDGQAVSILSTDPGFAADVPAWCNSTGNIFQSLEPENGSYKAVVIKSSGASCPATAEPADKKFTNVVFSNDLDKALAAFIIANGAAAMGYQVTLFFTFWGLNVLRRNGPVSAKKTLVEKMFGWMMPKGPEKLKLSQMQMGGMGAAMIKGIMKQKNVLSLPELIDEAIGNGVKIVACTMSMDLMGIKSEELIDGIEEGGVAMYIDHIGGNGNLFI from the coding sequence ATGCAGCTGTCCAAAGCCATCGAACGGATCGGCGACGGGCAGGCGGTCAGCATCCTTTCCACCGACCCCGGATTTGCCGCCGACGTTCCGGCCTGGTGCAACTCGACCGGAAATATCTTCCAGTCTCTGGAACCCGAGAACGGAAGCTATAAAGCCGTGGTGATCAAATCGTCCGGCGCCAGCTGCCCTGCGACGGCGGAACCGGCGGATAAAAAATTCACCAATGTCGTCTTCAGTAATGATCTGGATAAAGCGCTGGCGGCATTCATCATTGCCAACGGCGCAGCGGCGATGGGCTATCAGGTCACCCTGTTTTTCACCTTCTGGGGACTGAATGTCCTGCGCAGGAACGGCCCGGTTTCGGCGAAGAAAACCCTGGTCGAAAAAATGTTCGGCTGGATGATGCCGAAGGGCCCTGAAAAACTGAAACTTTCGCAGATGCAGATGGGCGGCATGGGCGCAGCCATGATTAAAGGCATCATGAAACAGAAAAATGTGCTCTCCCTTCCCGAGCTGATCGACGAAGCCATCGGAAACGGCGTAAAAATTGTGGCCTGCACCATGTCGATGGACCTCATGGGCATTAAAAGCGAGGAACTGATCGACGGCATCGAAGAAGGCGGCGTGGCCATGTATATCGACCACATCGGCGGAAACGGGAACCTGTTTATCTGA
- the smpB gene encoding SsrA-binding protein SmpB, with amino-acid sequence MAGKNKKKKNDPGAGVLATNRKALRDFHILEKIEAGIVLSGTEVKSCKQGQISVQEGYVHVDDRMEVWLVGCTIQPYEHGNIYNHPSTRERKLLLHKKEIERLHGKTREKGLTIVPLKVYLSRGKVKIRIGLAKGKNVVDKRDTIKKRESDRDSQRAMRNFNGR; translated from the coding sequence ATGGCGGGTAAAAACAAAAAGAAAAAAAATGATCCCGGAGCGGGGGTGCTGGCCACCAACCGCAAGGCGCTGCGCGATTTCCATATATTGGAAAAAATCGAGGCGGGGATTGTGCTGAGCGGTACTGAGGTTAAATCCTGCAAGCAGGGGCAGATCAGTGTTCAGGAAGGTTATGTGCATGTGGATGACCGGATGGAAGTCTGGCTCGTCGGTTGTACGATTCAGCCCTATGAGCACGGCAATATCTACAACCACCCGTCGACCCGCGAGCGCAAGCTGCTGCTGCATAAAAAGGAAATTGAGCGTCTCCATGGTAAAACCCGAGAAAAAGGGCTGACCATTGTTCCGCTGAAGGTCTACCTCTCGCGGGGAAAAGTCAAAATCCGGATCGGCCTGGCCAAAGGTAAAAACGTGGTGGATAAGCGTGATACGATCAAAAAGCGCGAATCCGACCGCGACTCCCAGCGCGCCATGCGCAACTTTAACGGCCGCTAG
- the groL gene encoding chaperonin GroEL (60 kDa chaperone family; promotes refolding of misfolded polypeptides especially under stressful conditions; forms two stacked rings of heptamers to form a barrel-shaped 14mer; ends can be capped by GroES; misfolded proteins enter the barrel where they are refolded when GroES binds) gives MAKQIVFDVEARDALLRGVEKLSKAVKVTLGPKGRNVILDKKFGSPTVTKDGVSVAKEIELEDAYENMGAQMVKEVASKTSDIAGDGTTTATVLAEAVYREGLKNVTAGANPMSLKRGIDKAVEAMVAQLGKLSKKVKTSEEVAQVGTISANGDATIGNIIAEAMEKVGKDGTITVEEAKSIETTLDVVEGMQFDKGYLSPYFVTDSNTMEAVLEDPYILLFEKKISNLQDMLPLLQNVAKTSKPFMIIAEDIEGEALATLVVNKLRGTLNVCAVKAPGFGDRRKAIMEDLAVLTGGKFITEDLGIKLDSVSIDDLGTAKRVTIGKDDTTIVEGAGKVSSIKARIDLIRRQIEETSSDYDREKLQERLAKLAGGVAVINVGAATEAEMKEKKARVEDALHATRAAVAEGIVPGGGVALIRVQKAIDKIEVEGDEEIGANIVRKAIEAPLRQLVANAGEEGALVVQEVKKSKQTMGYNVATGEYVDMIAAGIIDPAMVTRSALQYAASISGLLLTTECMITDLPEKDAPAMPPMDPGMGGMGGMM, from the coding sequence ATGGCTAAACAGATTGTATTTGACGTGGAAGCACGTGACGCGCTGCTGCGTGGTGTTGAAAAACTCAGCAAAGCAGTAAAAGTGACCCTCGGCCCGAAAGGCCGCAACGTGATTCTGGATAAGAAATTCGGATCCCCGACCGTTACCAAAGACGGTGTGTCCGTTGCGAAGGAAATCGAACTCGAAGACGCCTATGAAAACATGGGTGCACAGATGGTGAAGGAAGTGGCTTCCAAAACCTCTGATATTGCCGGTGACGGTACCACCACGGCGACGGTTCTGGCTGAAGCGGTTTATCGCGAAGGTCTGAAAAACGTAACGGCCGGCGCCAACCCGATGAGCCTGAAGCGCGGCATTGATAAAGCGGTTGAAGCGATGGTTGCTCAGCTGGGCAAACTCAGCAAAAAAGTAAAAACCAGCGAAGAAGTTGCTCAGGTCGGTACGATCTCCGCAAACGGCGATGCCACGATCGGTAACATTATTGCCGAAGCGATGGAAAAAGTCGGTAAAGACGGAACCATTACCGTTGAAGAAGCCAAATCCATCGAAACCACCCTCGACGTAGTTGAAGGGATGCAGTTCGATAAGGGCTACCTTTCCCCGTACTTCGTAACGGATTCCAACACGATGGAAGCGGTACTGGAAGATCCCTACATCCTGCTTTTCGAAAAGAAAATCTCCAACCTGCAGGACATGCTCCCGCTGTTGCAGAATGTGGCTAAAACCAGCAAGCCGTTCATGATTATTGCGGAAGACATTGAGGGCGAAGCCCTGGCGACTCTCGTGGTGAACAAACTGCGCGGTACGCTCAATGTCTGTGCGGTAAAAGCTCCGGGCTTCGGTGATCGTCGTAAAGCGATCATGGAAGACCTTGCTGTGCTGACCGGCGGTAAATTCATTACCGAAGATCTCGGTATCAAACTCGACAGCGTTTCCATCGATGACCTCGGTACTGCGAAACGCGTTACCATCGGTAAAGATGACACGACGATTGTTGAAGGAGCCGGAAAAGTATCCAGCATCAAAGCGCGTATCGACCTGATCCGTCGTCAGATCGAGGAAACGTCTTCTGACTACGATCGCGAAAAACTGCAGGAACGTCTGGCTAAGCTTGCGGGCGGTGTTGCGGTGATTAACGTTGGTGCTGCGACCGAAGCGGAAATGAAAGAGAAGAAAGCCCGTGTTGAAGATGCGCTGCACGCGACCCGTGCTGCGGTTGCCGAAGGTATTGTTCCTGGCGGCGGCGTGGCACTCATCCGCGTTCAGAAAGCCATCGACAAAATTGAAGTTGAAGGTGACGAAGAAATCGGTGCGAACATCGTTCGTAAGGCCATTGAGGCTCCGTTGCGCCAGCTGGTGGCTAATGCCGGCGAAGAAGGTGCTCTGGTGGTTCAGGAAGTTAAGAAATCCAAGCAGACCATGGGATACAACGTGGCAACCGGCGAATATGTGGATATGATTGCAGCCGGTATCATTGATCCGGCGATGGTAACCCGTTCTGCTCTGCAGTATGCGGCTTCCATCTCCGGTCTGCTGCTGACCACAGAGTGCATGATCACGGATCTTCCGGAAAAGGATGCTCCGGCTATGCCTCCGATGGATCCGGGCATGGGCGGTATGGGCGGTATGATGTAG
- a CDS encoding HPF/RaiA family ribosome-associated protein: MNNVFNKLLFPCNASVTPNAGSRSRLNNLTGKEMMVMNTSRLTNPTSSDVESGIPVKVQFRHMAESKRVIWLVNQMMHKFTKFPIPGASAHITVDETNHKEKTGIFQVKMKLTVPGEKLYTAQSSEKTGMHDGVYTAIADVFDSVERQLIRQHQKRARRYKTKAA; encoded by the coding sequence TTGAATAACGTTTTCAATAAGCTACTCTTCCCTTGCAACGCGAGCGTGACGCCCAATGCCGGATCTCGCTCGAGATTGAATAACCTAACAGGAAAGGAAATGATGGTAATGAACACATCAAGACTGACTAATCCCACCTCTTCTGACGTTGAATCCGGAATTCCGGTAAAAGTTCAGTTTCGCCACATGGCAGAGTCGAAACGGGTAATCTGGCTGGTCAATCAAATGATGCATAAGTTCACCAAGTTTCCCATACCCGGTGCCTCGGCCCACATAACCGTTGATGAAACAAATCACAAAGAAAAGACGGGCATTTTCCAGGTGAAAATGAAGCTGACGGTGCCCGGCGAAAAGCTGTACACCGCGCAGAGCTCGGAAAAAACAGGTATGCACGACGGGGTTTATACCGCAATTGCTGATGTGTTCGACAGTGTTGAGCGCCAGCTGATCCGTCAGCATCAAAAACGTGCACGCCGCTATAAAACAAAAGCGGCCTGA